In a single window of the Antedon mediterranea chromosome 1, ecAntMedi1.1, whole genome shotgun sequence genome:
- the LOC140044197 gene encoding uncharacterized protein codes for MTSSTFLVSSSQLFTSSPLYVRSSTVTTSSVSIVSTPSVSTFWPLQTVLPHPLLNESKEWCTQEVFNGITWYPTLPGVVVSMLCPNSTDYRFMTRSCVAAESTAIWIASNLTSCEPSVITVDSPSWLILSTYICASITVFLLLIAVLVLVSLRYFDTSTMVVRCCLALSMIASVILFVVTFETRNHFLPSLPPHRFKSLLDYCFGGRISLLGQGFKTGGPVYTCGSCALQRTQYNFRKSRGLPRCTGPFSPCRCGQTNERRLVAALDTKGPLGEWKVVTICRLAVVGFQYWVIAQFLWLFLESVRLYIGATSRKNAVRTWVYHITGWVLPFVFVFICAVIYFEEYDELLQCFRKWYLFLCFLIPIVVITIVILFFLLFSTAQEAAFLNCSYSRSDINKPNYKRCVRKELRGTMLLFALLTSCWITSLVAIRLQSQRLQQVFAILMLLEGIAFVLIYIVFNEAVREALRPQASRPTVIEMKCESRTNRLGTNHFLPITTMTSTQRCGPTASSMGRRLSHSDTFRSATFCSHNKIGLNFRRNSFGSSTICTGDSSNTSTGVTTCDDTADSACYRRGGSMRSRTNSINFTRSEKAGKLRGERSKIHPRKQKSRNTVLEHKILQHVRVEETSSRKKRSRRNKKRCQISSDTSSSSFTNSSTQSTRTVSTNLKTKVNRFSTAKVSPSFDDSRTDQKRHVNRCLSWSKAAVSNTDSPPPVQQSLRSESGLAQCERMSKASYQAKLNQGDSGIPECERISIKPPFINKGGDSRSSKCESLPIKPGLQTLNRHGSGVSQCERISVKPLIHTYKQGETSHCENILVNPIINTNLNQCDSGNSQCERTLCKPLIHTMRSEIGSQSQRISVKDNIKPTPHNMQGALHLTSSNSRPSSNNPPSTGSTIRISMTQETNSD; via the exons atgacatcatcaacgTTTTTGGTTTCTTCTTCTCAACTGTTTACGTCATCACCACTATACGTCAGAAGTTCTACTGTCACTACATCATCGGTTTCCATTGTCAGTACGCCATCTGTGTCTACTTTCTGGCCTCTACAAACAGTACTACCACATCCCTTATTAAATGAGTCTAAAG AATGGTGCACGCAAGAGGTGTTTAACGGTATAACTTGGTATCCCACTTTACCCGGAGTTGTCGTTTCAATGCTGTGTCCTAATTCCACAG acTACCGATTTATGACTCGTTCTTGCGTTGCAGCTGAATCAACTGCAATTTGGATAGCTTCAAACCTTACAAGTTGTGAACCAAGCGTAATAACG GTTGATTCGCCATCTTGGCTTATCCTTTCAACGTACATCTGTGCAAGTATCACCGTATTTCTTCTACTTATTGCCGTCCTCGTACTAGTATCTTTAAG ATATTTTGACACTTCAACAATGGTTGTACGCTGTTGTTTAGCACTTTCTATGATAGCAAGTGTGATCCTATTTGTTGTTACATTTGAAACAAGAAATCATTTT CTACCATCACTGCCACCACACAGGTTCAAGTCACTCCTCGACTATTGTTTTGGTGGTAGAATAAGTCTTCTCGGACAAGGATttaaaactggaggtccagtgtacacatgtGGCTCGTGTGCACTTCAAAGAACCCAGTACAACTTTcggaagagtagggggttacctcGGTGTACTGGTCCATTCAGCCCCTGCCGTTGTGGACAGACGAACGAGCGccgtttggtggcagcactcgaCACGAAGGGACCCTTAGGGGAGTGGAAAGTTGTG ACGATTTGCCGTCTGGCTGTTGTCGGCTTTCAATATTGGGTTATAGCTCAGTTTCTTTGGTTGTTTTTGGAATCAGTACGATTGTATATTGGAGCAACGTCACGAAAGAACGCTGTTCGCACATGGGTCTATCACATCACTGGATGGG tGTTGCCGTTTGTGTTTGTATTTATATGTGCTGTGATATATTTTGAAGAATACGATGAATTATTACA gtGTTTTAGAAAATGGTACTTATTTCTGTGTTTCCTGATACCAATCGTTGTGATTACAATC gtaattctttttttcttgttgttttctACGGCCCAAGAAGCtgcatttttaaattgttcgtaTAGTCGATCAGATATCAACAAACCAAACTACAAAAGATGTGTAAG GAAAGAGCTACGAGGAACTATGCTTCTGTTTGCTTTACTAACTTCTTGTTGGATTACGTCACTTGTTGCAATTAGACTTCAGAGTCAACGGTTACAGCAAGTATTTGCGATTCTAATGCTTCTTGAG GGAATagcttttgttttaatatatattgtGTTCAACGAAGCAGTGAGGGAAGCTTTACGGCCTCAAGCAAGCCGGCCCACAGTAATTGAAATGAAG tGTGAATCACGGACCAATCGCCTTGGTACTAATCACTTTCTACCTATTACCACCATGACGTCAACTCAGAGGTGTGGTCCCACGGCTTCATCTATGGGACGTCGACTTAGTCATAGCGATACTTTTCGGTCCGCAACATTCTGTTCACACAACAAAATCGGG CTAAACTTCCGTAGAAATTCCTTCGGTTCATCCACTATATGCACGGGTGACTCTTCAAACACGTCGACCGGCGTAACGACATGCGATGATACCGCTGATAGCGCATGCTATCGACGCGGTGGAAGCATGCGCTCACGGACCAACAGTATCAACTTCACGAGGTCAGAGAAAGCAGGCAAGCTACGAGGTGAGCGAAGTAAAATTCATCCCCGTAAACAGAAGTCACGAAATACAGTGTTAGAACACAAG ATTTTGCAACATGTTCGAGTTGAAGAAACGTCGTCACGTAAAAAAAGAAGCAGGCGAAATAAAAAGAGATGTCAAATTTCGAGTGACACGAGTTCTTCGAGTTTTACCAACAGCTCGACTCAGAGTACACGAACGGTGTCTACTAACCTAAAG acGAAGGTCAATCGATTTAGTACAGCTAAGGTGTCGCCCTCATTCGATGACAGTAGAACTGACCAAAAGCGACATGTAAACAGGTGTTTATCCTGGTCAAAAGCTGCAGTCAGCAACACAGATTCTCCTCCGCCTGTACAACAAAGCCTTCGAAGTGAAAGTGGTTTAGCCCAATGTGAACGCATGTCTAAAGCATCATATCAAGCTAAGCTAAATCAAGGTGACAGTGGTATTCCTGAGTGTGAACGCATATCAATTAAACCACCATTCATCAATAAAGGAGGCGATAGTAGATCTTCAAAGTGTGAAAGCTTACCAATCAAACCGGGTCTTCAGACTTTAAATCGACACGGCAGTGGTGTTTCTCAGTGTGAACGGATATCAGTTAAACCTCTAATTCATACTTATAAACAAGGCGAAACTTCCCACTGCGAAAACATATTAGTTAACCCGATTATTAATACTAATCTAAATCAATGCGACAGTGGTAATTCTCAGTGTGAACGCACATTATGTAAACCTCTAATTCACACTATGCGAAGTGAGATTGGATCCCAATCTCAACGAATATCAGTTAAAGACAATATCAAACCAACACCACATAATATGCAAGGCGCGTTACATTTAACAAGCTctaacagtaggcctagcagCAATAATCCACCGTCAACTGGCTCTACCATTAGGATTTCTATGACGCAGGAGACTAACTCAGATTAA
- the LOC140063689 gene encoding retinol dehydrogenase 16-like: MILYIFIGVCLLIWLVEFLFRIPKISNLSNKYVLITGCDSGFGNELAIQLDGKGIHVIASCLTEKARNELGSSLSQRSSAILMNVADHGSVQEALNKVREVIPKSEGLWGLVNNAGITGYGGAMEWWSRDEYKRVLDVNLFGLIDVTKVFTPMLKQGRGRIVNVASICGRVVMPEAGYCISKFGVECFSDEIRVQLKAFGISVCIIEPGFFRTSLTDGFFAPVRAKWAELSPETRQEFGGQEVLESRIARVSKSLDSLPSRDTGKVVNSMEHALTAKYPKKRYSVGYDAKLYFIPLSYMPSVVTDFLFRL; encoded by the exons atgattttgtatatttttattggtGTATGTTTACTAATTTGGTTAGTTGAGTTTCTTTTCCGTATACcaaaaatatcaaacttaagcAACAAGTATGTGCTTATAACGGGGTGCGACTCTGGCTTTGGCAACGAGCTGGCAATACAATTAGATGGGAAGGGGATACACGTGATCGCATCGTGTCTGACCGAGAAGGCAAGAAATGAGCTGGGATCATCACTATCGCAACGGTCATCAGCGATATTAATGAATGTTGCAGATCATGGCAGTGTTCAGGAGGCACTGAATAAAGTACGAGAGGTCATTCCAAAGTCAGAAG GTTTGTGGGGGCTTGTAAACAATGCAGGAATCACTGGATATGGTGGAGCTATGGAGTGGTGGAGTAGGGACGAATACAAAAGGGTCCTCGATGTAAACTTATTTGGCTTGATTGACGTAACAAAGGTGTTTACCCCCATGTTGAAGCAGGGAAGAGGCAGAATAGTGAATGTAGCAAGTATCTGCGGCAGGGTTGTTATGCCAGAGGCCGGATACTGTATTTCTAAATTTGGTGTTGAGTGTTTTTCCGACGAAATAAG AGTACAGTTGAAAGCATTTGGAATATCGGTTTGCATAATTGAACCAGGCTTTTTTAGGACGTCTCTCACAGATGGCTTTTTTGCTCCAGTGAGGGCTAAGTGGGCCGAGCTAAGTCCAGAAACTAGACAAGAATTTGGTGGCCAGGAAGTTCTAGAAAGTA gaattGCCAGAGTAAGCAAATCTTTGGATTCGTTACCTTCCAGGGACACGGGTAAAGTTGTGAATTCTATGGAACATGCGTTGACGGCAAAATACCCAAAGAAACGTTACAGCGTTGGTTATGACGCAAAGTTATATTTTATACCATTGAGCTATATGCCATCAGTGGTTACAGATTTCTTATTTCGGTTATGA